The following coding sequences are from one Haladaptatus caseinilyticus window:
- a CDS encoding alpha-N-acetylglucosaminidase, whose translation MKNREYVNRRSALKAMAAAGISISSFGGSSSGKETSKKQNLKTSDQPPFDVTPAKRAIERMLATQTEHSNQTTRGKQYVNQIDFEARPTKDGADYFEIGARGNRPVIKGTSPAVLLTGFNWYLKYIVGANITWNGAQLNLPNKLPAPSQSIRKDASVDNRFALNDTTDGYTEPYENWDYWEHEIDLLALHGINKVLVYPGQEAVYYHALQEFGYSETEVRNWIPNPAHQPWWLLQNMCCFANPISEELIQKRIGLGQQIVERLRELGMTPVFPGYYGTVPRDFDEKHSDAHVIPQGTWAGGFERPGWLDPTGEYFSEVAEAFYRHQSELFGDTSMYKMDLLHEGGTAGNVDVRAASKAVQKGLRDAHPDATWAILGWRDNPLPETIEAVDTSKMLILDGISEMYSDLNREQEWNGTPYAFGTIWNFGGNTTMGANMAVWNEKFWQWHTKSNSALSGIAMMPEAVDNNPVAFEFFTELAWRDEPVDFDDWFETWTRFRYGSEDEDAVTAWRALAQTAYSMPDNGSRTMAQVGLYGSRPSFDTVSQRYDTAEFARAFPALLNVDPAHRDNSAYRYDLMDVTRQVLSNRSFDLIPRIETAYNEQNIEQFREYADLWLRYIELMDAVVSTHEQMLLGPWVKDARSMASSEEEAARLEYDARSLITVWGNQDVASVLHDYANREWAGLLDDFYYSRWQQFFDEREAALVENRKPDKIDWYSFESRWAQKQNDYAIEPTGDIHQIAQRVLEEIRDDPLPFGSDC comes from the coding sequence ATGAAGAACAGAGAGTATGTCAACCGACGAAGCGCTCTCAAAGCGATGGCGGCTGCAGGAATTAGCATCTCATCCTTCGGTGGCAGCTCATCCGGCAAAGAAACATCCAAAAAGCAAAACCTCAAAACATCTGATCAACCACCATTTGACGTCACACCCGCAAAACGTGCGATTGAGCGAATGCTCGCTACTCAGACTGAGCACAGTAACCAAACCACTCGTGGCAAACAGTACGTTAACCAAATCGACTTCGAAGCGAGACCAACAAAGGACGGAGCCGATTATTTCGAAATTGGGGCGCGTGGTAACCGGCCCGTTATCAAAGGCACGAGTCCGGCTGTCCTTCTTACTGGCTTTAATTGGTACCTGAAGTACATCGTCGGCGCAAATATCACATGGAATGGTGCACAGTTGAATCTCCCAAACAAACTCCCTGCACCGTCACAATCGATTCGCAAAGACGCATCGGTGGACAATCGATTTGCACTCAACGACACCACCGATGGGTACACTGAACCGTATGAAAACTGGGACTATTGGGAACACGAAATCGATCTCTTAGCACTACATGGGATCAACAAAGTCCTCGTGTACCCCGGCCAAGAAGCAGTCTACTATCATGCGCTCCAAGAATTCGGTTACAGTGAAACAGAAGTGCGCAACTGGATACCGAATCCGGCGCATCAGCCGTGGTGGCTCCTGCAGAATATGTGCTGTTTCGCCAACCCGATCTCCGAGGAACTCATTCAAAAGCGGATTGGACTCGGACAGCAAATCGTCGAACGACTCCGTGAATTAGGGATGACACCCGTCTTCCCCGGGTACTACGGAACGGTTCCCCGAGACTTCGACGAGAAACACTCAGATGCACACGTAATTCCGCAGGGAACGTGGGCAGGTGGATTCGAACGACCAGGATGGTTGGATCCCACAGGCGAGTACTTTTCTGAAGTCGCAGAAGCCTTCTATCGTCACCAATCCGAACTGTTTGGCGACACCTCGATGTACAAAATGGACTTACTCCATGAAGGAGGGACAGCTGGCAATGTGGATGTTCGTGCCGCTTCGAAAGCAGTGCAGAAAGGGCTTCGAGATGCACACCCTGATGCGACCTGGGCGATCCTAGGATGGCGGGACAATCCATTGCCCGAAACGATTGAAGCGGTCGATACGAGCAAGATGCTCATTCTTGACGGTATCTCGGAGATGTATAGCGATCTGAACCGAGAACAAGAATGGAACGGCACACCATACGCGTTCGGCACTATCTGGAACTTCGGTGGCAATACGACGATGGGCGCCAACATGGCCGTCTGGAATGAGAAATTCTGGCAGTGGCACACAAAGTCAAATAGTGCGCTCTCGGGGATTGCGATGATGCCAGAAGCCGTCGACAACAATCCCGTGGCTTTTGAATTCTTTACCGAGTTGGCGTGGCGAGACGAACCTGTCGATTTCGACGATTGGTTCGAGACCTGGACGCGGTTCCGATATGGTAGCGAGGATGAAGATGCCGTAACAGCATGGCGTGCGCTCGCACAGACAGCATACTCGATGCCGGACAATGGTTCACGAACGATGGCACAGGTGGGGCTCTATGGCTCTCGACCGAGTTTCGATACGGTCTCACAGAGATATGACACCGCAGAATTTGCTCGTGCATTTCCTGCCTTACTAAATGTTGACCCCGCTCACCGAGACAACAGCGCGTATAGATACGATCTCATGGATGTCACGAGACAAGTACTCTCGAACCGCAGCTTCGACCTGATACCGCGTATCGAGACCGCGTATAACGAGCAAAATATTGAGCAGTTTCGTGAATACGCTGACCTATGGTTGCGCTACATTGAACTGATGGACGCAGTTGTCTCGACACATGAACAGATGCTGCTCGGACCGTGGGTAAAAGATGCGAGGTCGATGGCAAGTAGTGAAGAAGAAGCCGCGCGACTCGAATACGACGCCCGGTCACTCATCACTGTATGGGGCAATCAGGACGTCGCTTCCGTGCTCCACGATTATGCGAACCGAGAGTGGGCAGGATTGCTTGATGATTTCTATTACAGCCGATGGCAACAATTCTTCGATGAACGAGAGGCTGCATTGGTTGAGAACCGCAAACCTGACAAGATCGACTGGTACTCATTTGAAAGCAGGTGGGCCCAGAAACAAAACGACTATGCGATCGAGCCGACGGGTGACATCCATCAAATTGCCCAGCGCGTACTCGAAGAAATTCGCGATGATCCCTTGCCGTTTGGCAGTGATTGTTGA
- a CDS encoding DUF6454 family protein, whose amino-acid sequence MSEQRTPTHARGPRQNSLAEKFKTLSRGTEWQQVSQQQVNFDTYHPQGMSKVGDQLFLSSVEVLELPGRYTERDDDNDSPGRGVGHLFKMNEQGQLVDKIELGKEAIYHPGGIDYDGNYLWVPVAEYRPDSRSIIYRVDPESMEATPVFRVADHIGGLIYNADRDSLYGVNWGSRTFYRWNLTGTGEIINQNKPLTEQAIQNPEHYVDYQDCQYIGDDLALCSGVAVYQPSNASDVQLGGIDLVDLRSVTPEYQVPVTEWTPDGMVMTRNPFLAEERTDSLRFYFLPEDNTSHLFTYEINTSQSR is encoded by the coding sequence ATGTCCGAACAGCGGACACCAACTCACGCCCGGGGTCCACGGCAGAATTCACTTGCAGAGAAATTCAAAACGCTTTCTCGTGGCACAGAGTGGCAACAGGTAAGTCAACAGCAAGTTAATTTTGATACGTACCATCCACAGGGGATGAGTAAGGTCGGCGATCAGCTGTTTCTCTCCTCTGTTGAAGTCCTGGAGCTTCCGGGTCGCTATACAGAGCGTGATGACGACAATGATAGCCCTGGTCGTGGTGTCGGGCATCTCTTCAAGATGAATGAACAAGGGCAGCTAGTTGACAAAATCGAACTCGGCAAAGAAGCCATTTACCACCCGGGCGGCATTGACTATGATGGAAACTATCTGTGGGTTCCAGTGGCCGAGTATCGCCCCGACAGCCGTTCGATTATCTATCGCGTCGACCCTGAGTCGATGGAAGCGACCCCTGTGTTTCGGGTTGCCGACCACATCGGTGGACTCATCTATAATGCCGACCGGGATTCTCTCTACGGTGTAAATTGGGGATCCAGAACGTTCTATCGATGGAATCTGACTGGCACCGGAGAGATCATCAATCAGAATAAGCCACTGACAGAACAAGCGATTCAGAATCCGGAACACTACGTGGATTACCAAGATTGCCAGTACATCGGCGATGACCTAGCACTCTGTTCTGGTGTAGCCGTTTATCAGCCGTCCAATGCTTCCGACGTCCAACTCGGTGGCATCGACTTAGTGGATCTCCGTTCAGTCACGCCGGAATATCAGGTTCCTGTTACTGAGTGGACTCCCGATGGAATGGTAATGACTCGAAACCCATTTTTAGCCGAAGAACGCACTGATAGTCTCCGTTTCTACTTCTTACCGGAAGATAATACATCACATCTGTTCACTTACGAGATTAACACGTCTCAGTCCCGATGA
- a CDS encoding metal-dependent hydrolase: MYRHGHIGITLLTLAPISYALVQNGQFAFAGLLALGLLFVEPLPDNDHWIPGLSHRGVSHSLLTACIVGLVCAGCGWVLGRYLTVPLAHWLQTTVLPATNITAVTIATEQLAALTPETLAGLGFVIGVLGICVHLAGDIITVSGIQPFLPFSRRRISLSRLRAASTLTNTIFLLLGVLAMVTVIFALSPFAGAFP, encoded by the coding sequence ATGTACCGACATGGCCACATCGGCATTACGCTCCTTACTCTTGCGCCAATCTCCTATGCACTCGTCCAAAATGGTCAGTTCGCATTTGCTGGATTGCTCGCTCTTGGCCTACTCTTCGTTGAACCTCTTCCTGACAATGACCACTGGATACCTGGACTTTCGCACCGTGGCGTGAGTCACTCGCTGCTGACCGCTTGCATTGTCGGACTCGTGTGTGCCGGGTGTGGCTGGGTTCTTGGACGGTATCTTACCGTCCCACTTGCGCACTGGCTGCAGACGACCGTCCTTCCAGCGACCAATATCACGGCAGTCACAATCGCGACTGAGCAACTTGCCGCACTCACTCCCGAGACACTCGCCGGACTCGGGTTTGTCATCGGTGTTCTCGGTATATGTGTCCATCTTGCCGGCGACATCATCACAGTCAGTGGTATCCAGCCGTTCCTCCCGTTCTCTCGACGGCGGATCTCACTTTCACGCCTTCGTGCGGCGAGCACACTCACAAACACTATCTTCTTGCTGCTTGGCGTGCTCGCGATGGTGACAGTCATTTTCGCACTCTCTCCGTTCGCAGGAGCCTTTCCGTAA
- a CDS encoding helix-turn-helix transcriptional regulator codes for MTNSEYDQGDSADRHENKSTLDFASYNLPTDLTAFQAHLLCVIYRLGPAEGVDLQEALEDIYPEPINHGRLYPGLDRLVEKGLISKQTKASDKRRNAYATVGRGDWAVEEYHRFMHDIVTPE; via the coding sequence ATGACTAATTCAGAATACGATCAAGGCGACTCTGCTGACAGACACGAGAACAAATCCACTCTTGATTTTGCGTCCTATAATCTCCCGACTGATCTCACTGCCTTTCAGGCACACTTGTTGTGCGTCATCTACCGCTTAGGGCCCGCTGAGGGTGTCGATCTGCAGGAGGCGTTGGAAGACATCTATCCCGAGCCGATCAATCACGGGCGATTATATCCTGGCCTCGATCGACTCGTGGAGAAAGGGTTGATCTCGAAGCAGACGAAAGCAAGCGATAAGCGACGAAACGCGTATGCGACTGTCGGTCGTGGCGACTGGGCTGTCGAAGAGTATCACCGATTCATGCACGATATTGTGACGCCAGAGTAG